A genome region from Natronosalvus rutilus includes the following:
- the sufB gene encoding Fe-S cluster assembly protein SufB, with protein MSSEQDHLKDTDTEARFEFKKEERSAVKSGKGLTEEVVNLISDDKDEPDWMRERRLRALRQYHAMPLPTDWPGQPDLTELDIEEIVPYIRPDVDKREGVDDWDELPDDIKDTFEQLGIPEAERKALSGVGAQYESEVVYQNMQEQWEEKGVIFMNMDQAVKEHPEIVKEHFMTTCVPPSDNKFAALHGAVWSGGSFVYVPEDITVEMPVQAYFRMNSEGMGQFEHTLIVAEPGSEVHYIEGCSAPKYGKHNLHSGGVEVFVKEGAHVQYSTVQNWSKNTYNLNTKRAIVEADGTMEWVSGSMGSKATMLYPCSILKGRGATDTHITIAFAGEGQNIDTGAKVYHNAPNTKSTIESKSISKDGGRTNYRGLVHIADGAENSSTAVECDALMFDNESTSDTMPYMEIEESKVDVAHEATVGKIGDEDIFYLQSRGLDDDDAKKMIVAGFIEPITEELPIEYAVELNRLIELEMEGSLG; from the coding sequence ATGAGTTCAGAACAAGACCACCTCAAAGACACCGACACCGAAGCCAGGTTCGAGTTCAAGAAAGAAGAGCGCTCGGCCGTCAAATCGGGGAAGGGGTTGACCGAAGAAGTCGTCAACCTCATCAGCGACGACAAAGACGAACCCGACTGGATGCGCGAGCGCCGCCTGCGCGCGCTTCGACAGTACCACGCGATGCCGCTCCCGACGGACTGGCCCGGACAGCCGGACCTGACCGAGCTCGACATCGAAGAAATCGTCCCCTACATTCGCCCGGACGTCGACAAGCGCGAAGGCGTCGACGACTGGGACGAACTCCCCGACGACATCAAGGACACGTTCGAGCAGCTCGGCATTCCGGAGGCCGAGCGGAAGGCGCTCTCGGGCGTCGGCGCACAGTACGAGTCCGAGGTCGTCTACCAGAACATGCAAGAACAGTGGGAGGAGAAGGGCGTCATCTTCATGAACATGGACCAGGCGGTCAAGGAGCACCCCGAGATCGTCAAGGAACACTTCATGACGACCTGCGTCCCCCCGAGTGACAACAAGTTCGCCGCGCTCCACGGCGCGGTCTGGTCTGGCGGCTCGTTCGTCTACGTCCCCGAGGACATCACGGTCGAGATGCCGGTCCAGGCGTACTTCCGGATGAATTCGGAGGGCATGGGCCAGTTCGAGCACACGCTCATCGTCGCCGAACCCGGTTCGGAGGTCCACTACATCGAGGGCTGTTCGGCCCCGAAGTACGGGAAGCACAACCTCCACAGCGGGGGCGTCGAGGTCTTCGTCAAGGAGGGCGCACACGTCCAGTATTCCACCGTGCAGAACTGGTCGAAGAACACCTACAACCTCAACACGAAGCGGGCCATCGTCGAGGCCGACGGGACGATGGAGTGGGTTTCGGGCTCGATGGGCTCGAAGGCCACGATGCTCTACCCGTGTTCGATCCTCAAGGGTCGCGGCGCGACGGACACCCACATCACCATCGCGTTCGCGGGCGAGGGCCAGAACATCGACACCGGTGCGAAGGTCTACCACAACGCACCGAACACGAAGTCGACGATCGAGTCGAAGTCCATCTCGAAGGACGGCGGCCGCACCAACTACCGTGGACTCGTCCACATCGCCGACGGCGCCGAGAATTCCTCGACCGCCGTCGAGTGCGACGCGCTGATGTTCGACAACGAGTCGACCTCCGACACCATGCCGTACATGGAAATCGAGGAGTCGAAGGTCGACGTCGCTCACGAGGCTACCGTCGGAAAGATCGGCGACGAGGACATCTTCTACCTCCAGAGCCGCGGCCTGGACGACGACGACGCCAAGAAGATGATCGTCGCCGGGTTCATCGAACCCATCACGGAGGAACTGCCGATCGAGTACGCGGTCGAACTCAACCGCCTCATCGAACTCGAGATGGAGGGAAGCCTCGGATAA
- a CDS encoding ABC transporter ATP-binding protein codes for MARLELKNLHAKVAEGDEQILRGVDLEVNSGEIHALMGPNGSGKSTTSKIVAGHPAYEVTEGEVLLHLEEGEFGDEIDIPEDKRTWNLLELEPNERAALGVFLGFQYPAEIEGVTMTNFLRTALNAKIDEREELFEEGESDDEDEDDTPTTSPMEGPADDGEIGVSEFQDLLREKMEQLDMDEKFAHRYLNAGFSGGEKKQNEVLQAAILEPSIAVLDEIDSGLDIDRLQDVSNGINSLRDDQGTGILQITHYQRILDYVKPDRVHIMLDGQVVKSGDASLAEQLEDKGYDWVREEVYETA; via the coding sequence ATGGCACGCCTAGAACTCAAAAATCTGCACGCGAAAGTAGCTGAGGGCGACGAACAGATCCTGCGCGGCGTCGACCTCGAGGTCAACTCGGGCGAGATCCACGCTCTGATGGGCCCCAACGGCTCCGGGAAGTCGACGACCTCGAAGATCGTCGCCGGCCACCCGGCCTACGAGGTCACCGAGGGCGAGGTCCTGCTCCACCTTGAGGAGGGCGAGTTCGGTGACGAGATCGACATCCCCGAGGACAAGCGAACGTGGAACCTGCTCGAACTTGAGCCCAACGAGCGCGCGGCACTGGGCGTCTTCCTCGGCTTCCAGTACCCGGCCGAGATCGAGGGCGTCACGATGACGAACTTCCTGCGGACGGCACTCAACGCGAAGATCGACGAGCGCGAAGAGCTGTTCGAAGAAGGCGAGAGCGACGACGAGGACGAAGACGACACACCCACCACGTCGCCCATGGAAGGCCCCGCCGACGACGGCGAGATCGGCGTCTCCGAGTTCCAGGACCTCCTCCGGGAGAAGATGGAACAGCTCGACATGGACGAGAAGTTCGCCCACCGCTACCTCAACGCCGGCTTCTCCGGCGGGGAGAAAAAGCAGAACGAAGTACTCCAGGCCGCGATTCTCGAGCCCTCAATCGCCGTCCTCGACGAGATCGACTCCGGACTCGACATCGACCGCCTCCAGGACGTCTCCAACGGGATCAACTCCCTGCGCGACGACCAGGGCACGGGCATCCTCCAGATCACGCACTACCAGCGCATCCTCGACTACGTCAAACCCGACCGAGTCCACATCATGCTCGACGGCCAGGTCGTCAAGAGCGGGGACGCCAGCCTCGCCGAGCAACTCGAGGACAAGGGGTACGACTGGGTGCGCGAGGAGGTCTACGAGACCGCGTAA
- a CDS encoding DNA-directed DNA polymerase, which produces MTDAGQAGLDAFSASDDEADERPDEEAVHVAGNGGALGSEVIDVQAETLPEPDGTLELAVMQVDYTVSGYGDDEFPIVHVFGRTRENDLEHVKVLGFRPYFYAPTETLEEDALERHNRITGWEEAGDDGEPYESIRGEQLTKIFGQTPRDVGQMRDEFEHYEADILFPNRLLIDKDIRSGIRLPERRADDGSLVVPHDELEACEVDADQRVQTFDIEVDDRNGFPEDGEEPIICLASHDSYRNEYILWIFEADDGDGEPPTALENYDPIEGDIDHEVRTFEDEEAMLEAFLDYIDETDPDVLTGWNFDDFDAPYFLDRLEVLEGPHHDFDLDPDRLSRIGEVWRSNWGGPDIKGRIVFDLLYGYQRMVFSELDSYRLDAVGEAELGVGKERYAGSIGDLWEDDPTRLLEYNLRDVELCVELDRQQEIVAFWDEVRTFVGCKLEDAPTPGDTVDMYVLHEAHGRFALPSKGQQEAGEEYEGGAVFEPITGVKENVTVLDLKSLYPMCMTTINASPETRVDPDEYDGETFVAPTTPEPTHFRQEPDGVMREMITELLAEREEKKSLRNEHEPGSLEYEQYDRQQGAVKVIMNSLYGVSGWERFRLYDKEAASAITATGREVIEFTETAANELDYQVSYGDTDSVMLELGPEVTKEEAIEQSFEIEEYVNGRYDDFAREELNADEHRFQIEFEKLYRRFFQAGTKKRYAGHIVWKEGKDVDDIDITGFEYKRSDIAPITKEVQHRVIEMIVRDGDIEGVEEYVAEIIADFEEGTVSLEEIAIPGGIGKRLDNYDTDTAHVRGAKYANLLLGTNFDRGSKPKRLYLERVDPAFFRRVEDEQGLDPHTDPVYGAFKRDPDVICFEYDDQVPEAFAVDYDKMLEKTLKGPIERILEALDMSWEEVKSGQTQTGLDSFM; this is translated from the coding sequence ATGACTGACGCGGGCCAGGCAGGGCTGGATGCGTTCTCGGCGTCGGACGACGAGGCCGATGAACGCCCCGACGAGGAAGCCGTACACGTCGCCGGCAACGGCGGCGCGCTCGGCAGCGAGGTGATCGACGTGCAAGCGGAGACGCTCCCGGAACCCGACGGGACGCTCGAACTCGCCGTAATGCAGGTCGACTACACCGTGTCGGGCTACGGCGACGACGAGTTCCCGATCGTGCACGTCTTCGGACGCACGCGCGAAAACGACCTCGAGCACGTCAAGGTGCTCGGCTTTCGGCCGTACTTCTACGCGCCGACCGAGACGCTCGAGGAGGACGCCCTCGAGCGCCACAACCGGATCACCGGCTGGGAAGAGGCGGGAGACGACGGGGAACCATACGAGAGTATCCGCGGTGAGCAATTGACCAAGATCTTTGGGCAAACGCCCCGCGACGTCGGCCAGATGCGCGACGAATTCGAGCACTACGAAGCGGACATCCTATTCCCAAACCGGTTGCTGATCGACAAGGACATCCGCAGCGGGATTCGCCTGCCCGAACGACGAGCGGACGACGGGAGCCTCGTCGTACCCCACGACGAACTCGAGGCCTGCGAGGTCGACGCCGACCAGCGCGTCCAGACGTTCGACATCGAGGTCGACGACCGGAACGGCTTCCCCGAGGACGGCGAGGAACCGATCATCTGTCTGGCCAGCCACGATTCCTACCGCAACGAGTACATCCTGTGGATCTTCGAAGCCGACGACGGTGACGGTGAGCCGCCGACGGCCCTCGAGAACTACGACCCAATCGAAGGCGACATCGACCACGAGGTCCGTACGTTCGAGGACGAGGAGGCGATGCTCGAGGCGTTTCTCGACTACATCGACGAGACCGATCCCGACGTTTTGACCGGATGGAACTTCGACGACTTCGACGCGCCGTACTTCCTCGACCGCCTCGAGGTGCTCGAGGGTCCCCACCACGACTTCGACCTGGATCCAGACCGACTCTCGCGAATCGGCGAGGTCTGGCGGAGCAACTGGGGTGGCCCGGACATCAAGGGTCGAATCGTCTTTGACCTGCTCTATGGCTACCAGCGGATGGTCTTCTCGGAACTGGACTCCTACCGTCTCGACGCGGTGGGCGAGGCCGAATTGGGTGTGGGTAAGGAGCGCTATGCCGGGTCGATCGGCGACCTCTGGGAGGATGACCCCACCCGTCTGCTCGAGTACAACCTCCGTGACGTGGAACTCTGCGTCGAACTCGACCGCCAGCAGGAAATCGTCGCCTTCTGGGACGAGGTGCGTACGTTCGTCGGCTGCAAGCTCGAGGACGCACCCACCCCCGGCGATACTGTAGACATGTACGTCCTCCACGAGGCTCACGGGCGATTTGCCCTCCCCTCGAAAGGGCAGCAAGAGGCGGGCGAGGAGTACGAGGGCGGGGCCGTCTTCGAGCCGATCACGGGCGTCAAGGAGAACGTGACCGTGCTCGACCTCAAGAGCCTGTACCCGATGTGCATGACGACGATCAACGCCTCTCCCGAGACGCGGGTCGATCCCGACGAGTACGACGGTGAGACGTTCGTCGCGCCCACGACGCCCGAACCGACCCACTTCCGCCAGGAACCCGACGGCGTCATGCGCGAGATGATCACCGAGTTGCTGGCCGAGCGCGAGGAGAAGAAGTCGCTCCGGAACGAGCACGAACCGGGCAGCCTCGAGTACGAGCAGTACGACCGGCAGCAGGGGGCTGTTAAGGTCATTATGAATTCGCTCTATGGCGTGTCGGGATGGGAACGCTTCCGTCTATATGACAAAGAAGCAGCATCCGCGATCACGGCCACTGGGCGCGAAGTCATCGAATTCACGGAAACTGCCGCAAACGAACTGGATTATCAGGTCTCTTATGGTGACACCGACAGTGTCATGCTCGAGCTCGGTCCCGAGGTCACCAAGGAAGAAGCCATCGAGCAGTCGTTCGAAATCGAGGAGTACGTCAACGGCCGCTACGACGACTTCGCGCGCGAAGAACTCAACGCCGACGAGCACCGCTTCCAGATCGAGTTCGAGAAACTGTACCGGCGGTTCTTCCAGGCCGGAACCAAGAAGCGCTACGCCGGCCACATCGTCTGGAAGGAGGGCAAGGACGTCGACGACATCGACATCACCGGCTTCGAGTACAAGCGATCGGACATCGCGCCGATCACCAAAGAAGTGCAACACCGGGTGATCGAGATGATCGTCCGCGACGGTGATATCGAGGGCGTCGAGGAGTACGTCGCCGAGATCATCGCCGACTTCGAGGAGGGGACCGTCAGCCTCGAGGAGATTGCCATCCCGGGCGGGATCGGCAAGCGCCTGGACAACTACGACACCGACACCGCCCACGTCCGCGGGGCGAAGTACGCGAACCTCCTGCTGGGGACGAACTTCGACCGCGGGAGCAAGCCCAAGCGGTTGTACCTCGAGCGGGTCGACCCCGCCTTCTTCCGACGCGTCGAAGACGAGCAGGGACTGGATCCTCACACCGACCCCGTCTACGGCGCGTTCAAGCGCGACCCCGACGTGATCTGTTTCGAGTACGACGACCAGGTGCCCGAGGCGTTCGCAGTCGACTACGACAAGATGCTCGAGAAGACGCTCAAGGGACCGATCGAACGGATCCTCGAGGCACTCGACATGTCCTGGGAGGAGGTCAAGTCGGGACAGACTCAGACGGGTCTCGATTCGTTCATGTAG
- a CDS encoding DUF7331 family protein, producing the protein MNDDTTDGGEPRGEPAGTATIECYETDDGTVFYDAENPLAWMETTQTFSLEEVA; encoded by the coding sequence ATGAACGACGATACGACGGACGGTGGCGAACCGCGTGGCGAACCAGCAGGCACCGCCACGATCGAGTGCTACGAAACCGACGACGGAACCGTCTTTTACGACGCCGAAAATCCCCTCGCCTGGATGGAGACGACCCAGACGTTCTCGCTCGAGGAAGTCGCCTGA
- a CDS encoding DUF7322 domain-containing protein, which produces MDLEPSDHEPEEVDPESDLYDPTTDSLTIPQVETDASDADPKLVTMFWALVLVVKASILTTSLGILLLAFDVMPQFGLAALAAGVVLAGFAVYRYRTFDPSAVSSDDDGVSEDSGADAHAGRPSDETTTEGSANSTAEDQP; this is translated from the coding sequence GTGGACCTCGAGCCGAGCGACCACGAACCCGAGGAGGTCGACCCCGAGAGCGACCTCTACGATCCGACCACCGACTCGCTGACGATCCCGCAGGTCGAAACTGACGCCAGCGACGCCGACCCGAAACTGGTTACGATGTTCTGGGCGCTCGTACTCGTCGTCAAAGCCTCGATTCTCACGACCTCACTCGGGATTCTGTTGCTCGCGTTCGACGTCATGCCGCAGTTTGGCCTGGCGGCGCTCGCGGCCGGAGTCGTGCTCGCGGGGTTCGCCGTCTACCGGTACCGGACGTTCGATCCGTCGGCCGTTTCGAGCGACGACGACGGTGTTTCAGAAGATTCCGGAGCCGACGCCCACGCCGGAAGACCTTCCGACGAGACAACGACCGAGGGTTCGGCGAACAGCACCGCGGAGGACCAGCCGTGA
- a CDS encoding DUF7346 family protein, whose product MKPVRGDDGTRYLLVKRSSDSSLVRDPSTGEERYVENDRLEALPEQSALELAARAVDDDVRTLLLSIHDERTLGLVLEIAERGPLGVREILGYSDFCESDLHGRLTVLTAGGVLEETEVGGERGYAISESARRGLDVLVGGTAVDGERPP is encoded by the coding sequence GTGAAACCCGTCCGCGGCGACGACGGCACCCGCTACCTGCTCGTCAAACGCTCGTCGGACTCGAGTCTCGTTCGCGATCCCTCCACCGGCGAGGAGCGCTACGTCGAGAACGACCGGCTCGAAGCCCTCCCCGAGCAATCCGCGCTCGAACTGGCCGCTCGAGCCGTCGACGACGACGTCCGTACCCTCCTCCTGTCGATTCACGACGAGCGAACGCTCGGACTCGTCCTCGAGATCGCCGAACGCGGCCCTCTCGGCGTTCGAGAGATCCTCGGGTATAGCGACTTCTGCGAGAGCGACCTCCACGGCCGACTGACCGTCCTCACGGCGGGCGGCGTCCTAGAGGAGACCGAGGTCGGCGGCGAGCGCGGATACGCCATCAGCGAGTCGGCGAGACGCGGGCTCGACGTGCTCGTCGGGGGAACGGCGGTCGACGGGGAGCGACCGCCGTAG